Proteins from one Desulfonema limicola genomic window:
- the ltrA gene encoding group II intron reverse transcriptase/maturase produces MRGTQLWKHRTGAGARNDDMDNTCELLINVVSASKPKMLTGLSQKARGVVGAFEFRSAQSTIPPADRQILSHRVKSVEHGKPDCLRTSGNRPARAGHRQAGMGGWKKRMPSCNEADRGSKFALTRKSADFQQVLNHEKGLKRCYRERTVRRQPEAVDGIPGDGKRWNSIIWKEIFKIVNRIQARIVKAVKAGDTKKVRGLQRLLRRSKAAKLMAVRRVTSNRGKKTPGIDNVRLNTPAKKQQAVRQLNSWKYKAIPLKRIYIPKKNKKKRPLGIPSMIDRCEQALEMLALDPISECKADKCSNGFRKKRAAHDAIEGCYNALRLKGSPAWILEADIKGCFDNISHDWIMGNVPASQRKLRAWLKSGYLEKSMFYPTASGTPQGGIISPVLANMSLDGMEEMLKKAFPRTKKVHMVRYADDFIITGESKELLENKVKPLIEEFLEKRGLTLSSEKTKISHINGGFDFLGFNIRKYKGKLLTKPSKSSIASIKEKIRETVKTNKTVKTENLIEKLNPVIRGWGNYFRHSASKRTFTSIDHAVFEMTWKWAKRRHPGKSPKWIKSKYFQQEKNRNWVFKEKRNRYSLFKMDSIPIRRHIKIKGEANPYDPKWYEYFTERAMKLQKQNIRTRQDILWIEQKGICPACQTELDKGEEWHTHHLKPKSKGGKDNLENLVLIHSVCHRQIHANPNTGCLLPDASRHFIKA; encoded by the coding sequence GTGAGGGGGACTCAACTCTGGAAGCATCGAACCGGAGCGGGAGCCAGGAATGATGATATGGATAACACATGTGAACTGCTGATAAACGTCGTGAGCGCCAGTAAGCCAAAGATGCTGACAGGCTTGAGCCAAAAGGCAAGGGGTGTGGTCGGAGCGTTCGAGTTTCGCTCTGCGCAATCTACAATTCCCCCGGCGGACAGGCAGATCCTAAGTCATCGTGTAAAATCAGTGGAACATGGTAAGCCTGACTGTCTCCGCACCAGCGGAAACCGACCCGCAAGGGCAGGCCACAGGCAGGCAGGTATGGGAGGCTGGAAAAAGCGAATGCCGTCTTGTAATGAGGCGGACAGGGGTTCAAAATTTGCCCTGACTCGAAAGAGTGCAGACTTCCAGCAGGTCTTGAATCACGAAAAAGGTTTGAAAAGATGTTACCGGGAGCGCACGGTTAGACGACAGCCAGAAGCTGTTGACGGCATCCCGGGCGATGGAAAAAGATGGAATTCCATAATATGGAAAGAAATTTTCAAAATCGTAAATCGAATACAAGCCCGTATCGTGAAGGCAGTAAAAGCAGGAGACACGAAGAAAGTTCGAGGATTACAACGGCTCCTGCGGCGCTCAAAGGCTGCGAAATTAATGGCAGTCAGACGAGTAACCTCAAACCGGGGAAAGAAAACACCGGGTATTGACAATGTAAGACTTAATACACCGGCTAAAAAACAGCAGGCTGTCCGACAGCTTAACTCTTGGAAATATAAAGCAATTCCACTTAAACGCATTTATATTCCCAAGAAGAACAAGAAAAAACGCCCACTGGGAATTCCTTCAATGATTGACAGATGCGAACAGGCATTGGAAATGCTCGCACTTGATCCAATATCCGAATGTAAAGCAGATAAATGCTCAAACGGATTTCGGAAAAAAAGAGCGGCACATGATGCAATAGAAGGCTGTTACAACGCACTTCGTCTGAAAGGAAGCCCTGCGTGGATACTGGAAGCTGACATTAAAGGATGTTTTGATAATATTTCGCATGACTGGATAATGGGAAACGTTCCAGCCAGTCAAAGGAAACTCAGGGCATGGCTGAAATCAGGCTATCTGGAAAAAAGTATGTTTTACCCGACCGCATCCGGCACACCCCAGGGAGGAATTATCTCCCCTGTTCTCGCAAACATGAGCCTTGACGGAATGGAAGAAATGTTAAAAAAAGCATTTCCCAGGACAAAAAAGGTGCATATGGTGCGGTATGCGGATGATTTCATAATCACAGGAGAGTCAAAAGAACTTCTTGAAAACAAAGTCAAACCCCTGATAGAAGAATTTCTTGAAAAAAGAGGACTGACGTTATCAAGTGAGAAAACAAAAATCAGCCACATAAACGGCGGATTTGATTTTCTTGGATTCAACATACGAAAATACAAAGGAAAGCTGTTGACAAAACCGTCAAAATCAAGCATTGCATCAATAAAAGAGAAAATCAGGGAAACCGTAAAAACCAATAAAACGGTTAAAACAGAAAACCTGATAGAAAAACTCAACCCTGTAATAAGGGGCTGGGGAAATTACTTCCGGCATTCAGCCAGTAAAAGGACTTTCACCAGTATTGACCATGCAGTATTTGAAATGACGTGGAAATGGGCAAAACGGAGACATCCTGGAAAATCTCCTAAATGGATTAAATCCAAATATTTTCAACAGGAGAAAAACAGGAACTGGGTATTCAAAGAAAAAAGAAACAGATATTCATTATTTAAAATGGATTCTATCCCTATTCGGAGACACATAAAGATCAAAGGGGAGGCGAACCCCTATGACCCGAAATGGTACGAATATTTTACAGAACGTGCCATGAAACTCCAAAAGCAAAACATCAGAACAAGACAGGATATTCTATGGATAGAGCAAAAAGGCATCTGTCCGGCATGTCAAACCGAACTCGACAAAGGGGAGGAATGGCACACACACCACCTGAAACCAAAAAGTAAAGGGGGTAAGGACAACCTGGAAAATCTTGTTTTGATTCACTCCGTATGCCACAGACAGATTCATGCAAACCCGAATACAGGATGTTTGCTGCCGGATGCTTCACGGCATTTTATCAAGGCTTGA